A genomic window from Lotus japonicus ecotype B-129 chromosome 1, LjGifu_v1.2 includes:
- the LOC130734342 gene encoding uncharacterized protein At4g08330, chloroplastic-like: MDNSDINRDGHYNRTYSSFSCSSQRDVRYSCGNCGYELNLSSSNRNFSSIGSKYGKSIRRGIISFFNIDDSRFTRVDELQCVPHFSKHSWGLFRRRTKLLCRKCGNHIGNAHNGYTSSFPLVSDGAESSPASEAASHIKYDIRLRALQPSSSEESRIPVFT; the protein is encoded by the exons ATGGATAATTCGGATATCAACAGAGATGGTCACTACAATCGAACATACTCCTCCTTCTCCTGCTCCTCTCAGAGGGATGTCCGTTACAG CTGTGGCAACTGTGGTTATGAGCTGAACCTATCCTCCTCAAACCGAAACTTCTCATCCATAGGATCTAAATATGGGAAGTCCATAAGGCGAGGTATTATATCATTCTTCAATATTGATGATAGCAGATTTACCCGGGTTGATGAACTTCAGTGTGTGCCCCATTTTAGTAAGCACTCATGGGGCTTGTTCCGCCGAAGAACTAAGCTGCTTTGTCGCAAGTGCGGCAACCACATTGGAAATGCACACAATGGTTACACTTCATCCTTCCCTCTTGTGTCAGACGGAGCAGAATCATCTCCTGCCTCTGAAGCGGCCAGTCATATTAAATATGACATTCGCCTTCGTGCCTTAcaaccttcatcttctgaaGAATCTCGAATCCCTGTGTTTACTTGA
- the LOC130732164 gene encoding uncharacterized protein LOC130732164, with amino-acid sequence MDTNHRRVPQASSSATSTSDGHGRRRVVVCDCGVVTPLRTSWTDENPGRRFYGCGLYQGRNRRCGFFQWHDREFNQREKKVIAWLLTLVEGLKKKEKFWFGCTGICCVVIVVLLMVIGLMYRKL; translated from the exons ATGGACACCAACCATCGACGAGTTCCCCAAGCTTCATCGTCTGCGACTAGCACGAGCGACGGTCATGGCAGGAGAAGAGTCGTCGTTTGCGATTGTGGGGTTGTTACCCCTCTGAGGACGTCGTGGACAGATGAAAACCCAGGGCGAAGGTTCTATGGCTGTGGCTTGTATCAG GGAAGGAATAGGAGATGTGGGTTTTTCCAGTGGCATGACCGTGAGTTCAATCAACGCGAGAAGAAGGTGATTGCTTGGTTACTTACTTTGGTTGAAGgcttgaagaagaaggagaaattTTGGTTTGGGTGTACTGGAATATGCTGCGTAGTCATTGTGGTGTTGCTTATGGTGATTGGCCTTATGTATAGGAAGCTTTGA